The genomic DNA CCCAACTTTTGACGAGCTTTCAATGCCACCGTGAAGAGACCTCTCATTTGTGCCTCATTTTCTTGCGGAGGGTCTGGCCCCAGAATTCTAGGTTTCCAACCACTCGCTATCTTTAACGATTGTTTCGAGTTGTGTACAGATTCCCCGAACAAATTTAACGGTCTGAAGTGAGACTGCTCGTTTCCGACTCAACCCACCATCGTGAATTATCGACACGAACGGAACAAAGGCTCATTCAAAACCGTCCAAGATGCAGTTGCGGCAGAATCATTACAGTTTAACTTCTGAAAAAAAGGGTTCTGCGGGCAAACTTGAGTCCGTTGAGAGGCGCCGGGAAAGTGGTCGTCGACCTGCGGCAGTGAGTAGAGGGAGTCGGGAAATTCATGATTAGGACTTGTCCCCGCCTCGCGGCGAGGAACGTTGAAGTCATGAAAGTGAGTTTTAAGGCACGAGATACATTGAAAACGCTCTGGCGACGATTGTGAGTGCATTCGAAAGATGATGGGCCTGTTTTCAACGTACGGGTGTTTACAACAGGGAATATTTCGACAATCACCAATCGACAACCACCTATGAGTGAAGGCCTCCGACGAATCAATCAGTAGGAGATCCAACTCGCATTTCCTCAGAAACTTTGAGATACTTTAAGTTGCACAAAAATAATGTCGAGACAGACAGATTAACGTGATCTCATTTTATGAGTTTCTCGAAAGGAGTCTTGAATGAATATCTCTTTCGCCAATCGAGCCTGCGTCACCTGCGCGATTTTGACGGCAGTCTTGGTGACGCTTCCCGCTCAAGCTGCTGCTGATCCTGCGGTGACCCGTTCGGTCACGCGGAGCCTCGACTATCTTGCGAAGGAGCAAAAGCGACAAGGCCACTGGGAAGCCAACGGAGCCACCTATCGCGTCGCCATGACCGCATTGGCAGGTACGGCTCTTTTAGCAGAGGGCTCAACCACAACACGTGGAAAGTACGCTCAAAACATTTCACGAGCTGTCGACTTTCTGGTCGACATGTCTCAGCCTTCTGGACTCATCGGATATCCCGACGACTATCACTACACCTACGGGCACGGATTTTCCATGCTCTTTCTCTCCCAGATTTATGGTGAAGAAGAAGACGCTCAGCGGCGAATGCAAATTAAGAATGTCCTGGATAAAGCCGTTCGGTTTAGTGCGGAAGCCCAAACTAAACGTGGTGGATGGGGATACGTTTCTGCCCGTGAAGGGAACGATTTCGACGAAGGATCTACGTGCGTGACGCAAGTTCAAGGTCTTCGTGCCTGCCGAAATGCCGGTATCGTTGTCCCACGAGAAATTATCGACCGGGCTAAGAAGTACATTCATGATTGCATGACTCCCGAAGGGGGAGTTCAGTACAGCATTCGTGGGGGAGGAGCACGCGAACCGATCACTGCAGCGGCCGTTGCCAGTATGTATAGCGCTGGCGATTATGGTGATTCGAAAGATGTAGAACTTATGCTGAAATACTGCAAAACCAATATCTGGCCTGAAGGGGGCGGGATCAAGGCAAACGGTTTCGGGCACTGGCACTACATGCACTACTATCTCGCTCAGGTGATGTATCGCGAAAAAGACCTCTGGGAGAAGTACCGCAAAGAGATCGAAGCTCGTCTCATCAGTCAACAATCTCCTGATGGATCGTGGCAAGATAACAGTGTCGGCCCGGTGTACGTCACCGCAATGAACGCTACGATCCTGCAATTGAAGAATGGATACTTGCCGATCTTTCAGCGCTGACGATCAGCGGTCACGATGCTGACGATAAACCGACGTCTGCCCAAACTCTTGCTCAAGCAGATACGCCCCGACATCGAATTCCTCTGGACTCTCTTCCCGACTGAGGAAGTAGATCATTGGGGCATCTGTCTTTTCAGCGACCGAAATTGACTCGACGCCTAGCTGGGCAAGATAGTAATTCACCGGAACGCTCAAGAGCGGGTCAGACATGCCGATGCTCTCTCCGGAGTGGTCCCATTCGACAAGCAACTTTGCCAGATCCTCAGCCTCTGGGTACGAACCAGTGTCCTCAAATTTCGTGATGACATCATTCCGAATGAGGAAGAACGACATGCCCAGGACCAACATGAAAGAGACGACTTGCACGAGTTGGATCGTTCGTTCAGGTGATTTGCGAAGCATGGTGAGACATTCAACAAAGCCGTTTGCGACCTGAAGTAAAAAAATCGGCAGCAGAAAGATCCAGGTTCTATCAAAGGGGATCGCTCGTTTCAGAATCAACACGACCAGCCCACCGAGCACGACTGTGGGGAAGAAAAGAGCGGCTTGCCAGTCCCTCTTCCGGATCGAAGCGATCGTCCCAATCAGAAAGCAGAGAACAAATAGAGCGAGTCCCACAGTCGGGATCCCGCGGCTCATCTTTTGGACAGTCTCAGCCAAGTGCGAGGGCAGTCGTGACGCAAACTCACCCCACGAAAGACTCTCCACAAATCGATTCGCGACAATAGGGGAAATGCCGTCGCTCACAAGGATGACTGGCGAATAAAGCACGAATGCCATGAGCAAGCAAGCGACGCTGTACCTGACCAGAAACCGCTTCAAGAGGTCCAAGCTGGGACCGTTTATGACAATCCGAACAACGATTAGCCAAAGCACAATCCCAGCTGCAAAGAACAGATACGATGGCATCACGAACAGACCGCAAGCCGTGACAAACGCAAAGAGCAGGGGACTGGGCAACTCTTGATCTGACCTCAGTGAAAGCAGGATCTGTATCAAACTCAGTAACACGACCAGCGAGTAACCACGTCCGTTTGTGTCGAACAGAATGAAATACGGAAAGAGAGCAATCAGAGCTGCAAAGAGATAGCCTGCATTCTGTGAGAGCATCCTCTTCGCCACATGAAAGCCAACAGGAATCGAGCAGAGACCCGCCAGAAACGCAGGTAATCGGAGGCCGATCGGACTGCTTCCGAAGATCAACGTCGAAAGCTTTACCAGTAGAGTGTGACCGACGTGGTTATTGGGATCTGAATACAGGAACAAATACTGCGGGGCGCGATTGATGTACTCAAGGTAAGTGTACGACTCATCGTACCGCATCGGCTGATTAAGAAACTTGAACCGTACAAAGGCACCGAGTCCCATCAACAGCAGCAACGGAACTGGGAGTAGGCGTGGGAATGTTTCAGGCAGACGGCGCAGAAACGAAAGCAACTGCCGTGATTTCTCAATGAACTCTCGACGCAAGACAGACCACAACGGTGGAGACTTGCTGGTTCTCTGTAGCAAATAGAGACTGGCTGCAAAGAAGAGGAGTGCGTAGATCAACAGTAGACATGATAATGTCTGGCTACGATCGTTCCATAATTCTGAAGGAACCAAACGTGCTGCAAAGCGGAGGCCAACATCAGGAATCGCCAGAACGAGGAGGCTCACTCCGCAGAGTCCGAAGAGAGCGCAGAACAGCGACTCGATCAAACGATTACGAGATGCCATCTCCAGCGACCTTCGGTTTCGACCATGTCTTTGTCACGCACAAGAAGTGTGTGACAAAAGTCCTATCGAGTCAAACCGACGTAGAAGCTGAAGACACGAGTTTCGTCTTCGTCTTGCTGCAAGATTGGCCAGGCGAAGTCGAACGCCAGCGGGGCAGGGCCCATTGCTGGGACAACCATGCGGAAACCAAAACCTGCGGTGACACGAAAATCGTCGAAACCCGCCTCGGGTTCGACAGTACCAAAGTCCGAGAAGACCACGGCGCGGATGTTGTCGGTCGCTGTGAGCGGGAACATATATTCTGCCGAGCCAAGCGCCATGAAGTCACCACCGACAGCGAAGTTACCTTCCCGAGGAGTCACCCCACGAAATTCAAAACCACGAAACGATGAGTAACCACCAGCGTAGTAGCGTTCGAAAATCGGAGTATCGTCTCCAGTCCAGCCGGCTTGTCCGGTCAGTGACAAAATGTGCTTACCAAGTCCATCAGGACGTTCGTAAAGGGTGAAGTATTTCCCTGCTGAGGCGTCAATGCGAGGATAGATAAACTCGCCGAAACCCTGTTCGTAAGTCAGGTCGAAATTGTGTCCCTGACTCGGATTGAAAGAGTTATCACGAGTATCGAACGACAACGTGAACGAGGCTGTGGAAAGGAAGTTATCTCCATCAACGGCAAGCAGGTCGGGAGGAACCGGACCGTTCGTTAGGCTGTAATCACGAATTTGAACGTTCTCAAGTCGCAGCGCGGTCGATGCCGACCAGTAGCGATTGAGGACATATCCAAGACTGATCCGTCCACCCAATCGGTCTTCGGTCCAGTCATCATAAAAGCGATTGTAATAAAATCCGCTCAGTCCCAAACTAAAATCTGTCCCCATGAAGAAAGGGTCTTGCCAGCTCATCAAGTAGCGACTCACCTCTGAACCTGGGACAGCTTCCATACGGAAGCTTTGGCCTGCACCACGGAATGCCTGACCGTTTGTGACGTCCGCCCAGCTGCGAGGGACGCGGAAGAGGTCGAAGTTGTCTTCTTGAAGAGTCAACTGTCCGACGACACCGGCGTCACTGTTGACTCCGACACCGAACATCAATCGCCCTGTCCGTCCTTCTGTGACATCGATATTCACATCGACAAAACCAGGAGCAGGGTTTGAAAGTGCATCACCGAAAGGATCTCCTTGTGGAGAGACTCCCTGCTGGTAGTCTTGAGGATACGGATTCCCAAACTGATCCAGTCCCTGTGCTCGAACGATGTCATTCGATTGTCCACGAAAGACTGTCTCCGGAGAGATGACGACAGGTGTGGGATTCTCGTTTTTTGGTTGTTTTCGAAGCGGACGCTGAATCTCAACTTCCGGGGGATTTTCTTCTTCAAAGAGGCTGGCAGGTAAAACAACTCGCCCCACAGTTTCTTTGACCGGCGAAATGTATGTCGCTCGCAAGTCGAAGTCGTGATCGAATTCTTCGCTGAAGAGTTCTTCAGCTTTTGTTTGTGCGACTCGTTCCGGGTTTTGCCCACGCTGAGCAATGGCCGGGATGTACTCCAGTCCATCGACAGGTTTCAAATCGAATGTTGGAGGGTCTGTCCGTTCCCAGATGGGACTTCCAGAGACCCGCTGTTGTGCCATGCGAAGATCTCGCCCACTGGCGAGTGTCCCCGGCTTCAGGAATCTGTGAACCTGATCCCGTACAACCGTTTCCTGTGTGTGAGTGTGATCGCCACGAATGTGGATATTGATTTGGCCAATGTAGCGGGGAATGTCTTCATCGATTTGATAAGTCAGGTCAACAATCCCGGAGTCGTCTTGTCGGAAATGCGGAGTCGGTTCGACTTTCGCGAAGACGTGGCCAAGTTCGTCGTACTTGTCCTTCATTGCGGAAACGTCTTTACGCAAGAATCGGGAGTTAAAATGCTCTCCGGAATTCAGCTCGAGTTTAGTCAATAACTCGTTTCGCGGAATGACGGCAGCCCCGATCACGTCGATGTTACCAACCTTGTATCGTGTTCCTTCTGCGATGGTGAAATTGACGGTGACTTTTCCATCAGCTTCTGAGATCGACTCACTCACTTCGACATCAACATCGAAACAGCCCAGTCCTAAATAGTACTGTTTGATGGTATAGACATCGTTGCGAACAATTTCCGGATCGTAGTCTCCACCGATCCATCCTGCTCCGAGGTTGTCGATAGGAGTTTTAGTTGCGATTTTTGTTTTGAGCACACGAGCAGAGATGAAGTGATCACCGACGAATTTGAAGTTGATATCGCGAACTTTGACCTTCGGACCTTCTTCAATATGAAAGACGACTTCACGATCATTCTTATTGTCACCTTTTTGCAGAGTGACTTTCGCGAACCGATAACCCTTCTCGGCGTATAAAGATTTGATGCGAGAGACCGATTCACGATTCGCAGCGACGTCGTAGCCGTGTCCCGTCATCAGTCCTGTATGAGCCTGAAGCTCACTGGTCTTGATCTTGTCGTTTCCTACAAACTTCACGTCTCGCAAAATTGGGCGTTCAACGACTTGAAAGACGAGAACTGGACCCTCTTTTGTCTGACGGTAGAACGGCTTAACGGAGTAGAACCAGTTCGTCTTCAGAAGCTTCGTAACGTCTTTTTGGATCTGGTGAGAAGATGGTAAGCGACCTTGGCGAGAATCGATCTGCCTTAAAATCGCATTCGATTGAATCGTGGTATTCCCCTCGACGACAATCCCGACCAATTCTTCATTCAGCAGGGTTTCGACATTGAATTCAGTCTGCTGGATGACCGGTTTTTTAGGCTCTTGTGCTGGGCGTTCTGCCAATGCTCGATTGAGTCCGGGAAGAGCTGCTGTCTTCGGAGGAGTTGGCGCAGGGGGAGCCTTCTCTTCTTGAGACGCTTTCTGGAATGCAGGGTCTATTTGCGGCGCTGGACGTGCCTGAGCCGGCGCAGGGGAACTGCTTCCAGGAAATGGACGTTGAGCCTCCACGGAGGACATGAAGCCACCCATGATGCAAAATGCCAGCGCGTTTCGACTGACGAAACGTCGCAAGCTGGGCTTCAATGCCCGTCGACGAGTGTCGCTAGTGACACGATTCATCGAATCTGCTTTCGATTCCAATCCGATCACGCCCACCGAATGAGCAATAGAGCCCAAAGTTGAACGCAAATGGTGATCGGGATGCCAATCGCCTCATGCGATTTGACATAACAAGGAGGGTATTTGAATTGAATTGCAGCTTGAATCTAAAACTCTTCAGGAGACCTGTCAGGTGGTCGCTTGCCTCAGGTTTTGAGTGAGCGAATTCAGATTTCAGGATCGGTTCCAGAATAATCAGGCTACTAGGATATCGTTCTGCTTCACATGAGGCAGAATGATCGTGGGGAAAATGATATGGGACGTGAGACCACTTCCAATTTGGAATATGGCAATTTTGATTTCTCAGAAAGCTAATAATTCAATTCGAATTTCACGGCAAGATGAATTCTCGCCCGCAGAACTCAAGAATTGCGGCAATGCATCGGCGGTTGTTGATGCTAACGCTTTCTTCCGCGGATTCTGAGGAAGACATCCAGATCATCTTCAATCTGTCGATAGAACCAAAAAGCGGCTGCAAACGCAGCTAAACCGCCAAAACAGAGGAGTTGAGCCAGTTGCAGCATCTCTACAGAGACAATCGTAATGGCGGCTACCGAGAGCAGCGGAATGCTGGCAGCAGCAATTAAGTAGTATCGCAAGTACGTTTTCAACTTTTGCAGATCCTGCCGATCCTTGCGCTGTCCGCGTCCCTTTTGCAGCAACGCAGGATACAGCACCTGTACGGAATACCAGGTGACTCCAAAGAAGGGATATGCCGTGGCAATTAACCCAAAGAGCACCAGCGAGCCTACAATATGTGCGTACTCTGAAGCCGAGACATCAATTCCTATTGCTTGAAATGCCACCGGGTACGCGATTCCGGCGATGATCCACAAAAGCAGGCAAATCATCGCACAGCGATGCCCGAGTAACAGGGCTGATTCCCTAATGATAGTGGTTTTCGAATTGGTGTTCGCGTTCTGCCTCGTGGCGAACAGCCTTTTCACTGGTGAAACGCGTTCTTCACGGGCACATGGTAGAGCAAACTGCTCTAAGCCGCTTTCCTGGGAGGCTTCCGGGTTACGGATTCCCCGTTTTACCTGGTTTGCCAGAATGACCACGAAGCTGATTCCGACTGGAAACGCAATTCCGTTGATCACACCAAGAATTGTTTCGAACGTCTGCCCGGGAGCCATCTCGTCAAAGATCGCTCGCTGGTTGTAAAAGAAGTTACCAACAGCAGAGATCCCGTTCGGAATCAAATTCAGGAGCAGCACCGTGGCAACAACCCAGTGACGGGCCTTGGATCGCCAACTCTTCGCGGGAGGGTCAATCAACTCACGAGCGCGCGGTTCAAGGCACATTTCGAGTTGCTCGATCAATTCATCCGCATTCTGCCAGCGCTGTTCTCGATTTGGCTGAAGCAACTTCTCAAGAATTCGCATCAACGATTCGGGACATTCAGCAAAATCTGGAGCGAATTGCTCTCTGGAAAGCCCACGACTTCTTCTTTCCAGCATTTTATCAATGGTCTGCCCTGATAAATCGCCTCCACCTAAATCGTCAAACGGACGCGTTCCTCGCAGGAGTTCCCAGAGCAAAACTCCCAAAGAGTACAAATCTGATCGCCCATCAAGTTCGTCCGCTTGAGTCTCATGCCGGGGTGAACAGGCCTCCAATTGCTCTGGCGACATATATGCCAAACTTCCACCGAAGTAGGCAGTCGGATTCGTTCCGGCGACGGAACTGCTGAAACTGATGTTAAAGTCGGCAAGTTTGGGAACGCCCTCGGCACTCAGCAGGACATTGGCCGGTTTAAGGTCTCGATGAAGAACTCCCTGCCGGTTTGCATAGTCCAATGCTTTGGCGAGACGAATTCCGATCCAGGCGACGACTTCCGGCCAGGACTTTCCAGAAAGCTCCTGACGCAAACTCGAATCGCTCGGTGAAATTTCCCCTTTCGACTCCAGTGTCCCATCCAAAACATCGATGAGGAGTTGACCACTTCTCATTTCGACTGGAGTCATTCTTACACGTTTCGTCACCGACTCCAGCGTTCCACCGGGAAGGTACTGCATGTACAGCAAGCGGGCAGGGGGTGTTTCAACAATCCGCTGATCGTGAACGCGCACAATGTAATCGTGATCGAGTTGAGCAAGTGTCTGCGGTTCCGTCCCATGGTCAGCAGAGACTTTGACCGCCACGAGTCGTTGCATCGAAATCTGGCGTGCGAGAAAGACTTTCGCAAACGCTCCCTGACCAAGCAGCATGATCAAGTCGAAATCATCAATCACTTCGCCCGCTTGAAGGTCAAAGACAGCTGAAGACTGATCGAAAGAAGAGATGACGGTCGCGTTGATATCAGGAGATTGGCTGGCGAATTGACGCAAACCATCAGCCTGGTTTGGATATCGCTCGAAGTAGTCACTGATGCAGACCGCTTCATCGACAGACAGTCGACAAACGTATTCCTCGAAAATCAGGTCAATCGGCAAAGCGACCGATTGCAGTTCCTGGAACTCTTCACAGTATTCATCAAGCGATTTCGGTAGCGCATACTCTTGCCAGCGCAGCTCCATATCGACTTTGATCAGCTCAACGAGGAACTCCATTCGCAACTTGGAGCAACTCGGCAAGAACTCAGAGATCTCTGGCGGACCATGCTCGTCAACCTGATCCCATGCCGCGAGAAATCGGTCCAACGAGTCCGTCAGCAAATCAATGGCCTCGTCACTCATCGTTGTTTTATGAGTGTCCATTGAATTTGATTCCGATGCGGACATGATCGATGAAAAGCCCATTTCAACTTTGTGATTCACGAAACGCCAAGGTCTCTTCCAGCCGTACCCGGCTCAACTGCCTAAACTCTACTTCACGTTTCTCTACTGGTGTTGAGCCGGACCACAGAGCAAGATGAGAGAGACTACAATTTTTTCGCCTTGAATGTATCTCCCTGATTGATATCCCCTGTTTCCAGCCCTTTGCGGAACCAGCGTGCTCGCTGTTCTGCCGATCCATGGGTGAATGATTCTTCGACAACGTATCCGCGAGCCCGTTTTTGCAAAGTGTCATCGCCAATCATCGCTGCCGCGTTGAGGCCTTCTTCGATATCGCCCGGTTCCAGCAGGTTTTTCATTCGTTCTGCATGATGCGCCCAGACGCCTGCAAAAAAGTCCGCCTGCAATTCCAAACGAACCTGCAAAAGATTGTACTCCGCTTCGCTGAGCCGTCCCCTCTCACGCTGAACCATCTCTGTGATGCCCAGTAAGTTCTGGACATGATGTCCAACTTCATGGGCAATCACATATGCCTGCGCGAAGTCTCCCGGAGCATTGAGCTGTCGTTCGAGTTGATCAAAGAATCCGAGGTCGATGTAAACTTTTTCATCACCGGGGCAATAGAACGGTCCCACTGCGGAACTGTTGAACCCGCATGCCGAGGAAACACCATCTCGGAAGATGACAAGCGTCGGTTCGCGATAGGAAACGTCGGTTCCACGAAAAATTTCATTCCACACATCTTCGGTGTCAGCAAGAATCGTCGCAACGAAATCCCGCATTTCTTCTTCAGCCGGGCTCGGATTTTCAGCAGGAGCCGCATTCTGTTGTCCTCCCTGCTGGGGAAGTTGCTGAGCAACTCTGAAGACTTGTCCGAGATCTCCGCCGGAGAAGATGAAGACCGCGATAAGAAGGATGATCGTCATCCCCCCGCCGAGTGCCTTCCCGCCACTTTTCATCCCTCGACGATCTTCGACGTTACTGCTCTGTCGGCGACCTTTCCACGAAACCACGGCTGAATCCTTATAAGAATTGATCCGGAAACCTGAATCTGGTCTCTCTCACGATGAGAAAGTCCATCACGAAAGGAGTCTCCGGACAGAGATTCAGGAATGTCTATTTCGACAAATCTAACATGTGCAGGAAGCGAACCACAAATGCAGCGTGATCTTCGTTCGCAGAAAAAAAGAAGTTGACGGTAGAGGCTGACAGGACATGAACGGCTGTGACAGCAGGCAATCAAGCATAAAGAAGGTTGCCTATTCTCACCCTTGCACCTCAACCAGCAGTCGTAATTTGCTC from Thalassoglobus polymorphus includes the following:
- a CDS encoding prenyltransferase/squalene oxidase repeat-containing protein produces the protein MNISFANRACVTCAILTAVLVTLPAQAAADPAVTRSVTRSLDYLAKEQKRQGHWEANGATYRVAMTALAGTALLAEGSTTTRGKYAQNISRAVDFLVDMSQPSGLIGYPDDYHYTYGHGFSMLFLSQIYGEEEDAQRRMQIKNVLDKAVRFSAEAQTKRGGWGYVSAREGNDFDEGSTCVTQVQGLRACRNAGIVVPREIIDRAKKYIHDCMTPEGGVQYSIRGGGAREPITAAAVASMYSAGDYGDSKDVELMLKYCKTNIWPEGGGIKANGFGHWHYMHYYLAQVMYREKDLWEKYRKEIEARLISQQSPDGSWQDNSVGPVYVTAMNATILQLKNGYLPIFQR
- a CDS encoding glycosyltransferase family 39 protein, which translates into the protein MASRNRLIESLFCALFGLCGVSLLVLAIPDVGLRFAARLVPSELWNDRSQTLSCLLLIYALLFFAASLYLLQRTSKSPPLWSVLRREFIEKSRQLLSFLRRLPETFPRLLPVPLLLLMGLGAFVRFKFLNQPMRYDESYTYLEYINRAPQYLFLYSDPNNHVGHTLLVKLSTLIFGSSPIGLRLPAFLAGLCSIPVGFHVAKRMLSQNAGYLFAALIALFPYFILFDTNGRGYSLVVLLSLIQILLSLRSDQELPSPLLFAFVTACGLFVMPSYLFFAAGIVLWLIVVRIVINGPSLDLLKRFLVRYSVACLLMAFVLYSPVILVSDGISPIVANRFVESLSWGEFASRLPSHLAETVQKMSRGIPTVGLALFVLCFLIGTIASIRKRDWQAALFFPTVVLGGLVVLILKRAIPFDRTWIFLLPIFLLQVANGFVECLTMLRKSPERTIQLVQVVSFMLVLGMSFFLIRNDVITKFEDTGSYPEAEDLAKLLVEWDHSGESIGMSDPLLSVPVNYYLAQLGVESISVAEKTDAPMIYFLSREESPEEFDVGAYLLEQEFGQTSVYRQHRDR
- a CDS encoding BamA/OMP85 family outer membrane protein, which translates into the protein MNRVTSDTRRRALKPSLRRFVSRNALAFCIMGGFMSSVEAQRPFPGSSSPAPAQARPAPQIDPAFQKASQEEKAPPAPTPPKTAALPGLNRALAERPAQEPKKPVIQQTEFNVETLLNEELVGIVVEGNTTIQSNAILRQIDSRQGRLPSSHQIQKDVTKLLKTNWFYSVKPFYRQTKEGPVLVFQVVERPILRDVKFVGNDKIKTSELQAHTGLMTGHGYDVAANRESVSRIKSLYAEKGYRFAKVTLQKGDNKNDREVVFHIEEGPKVKVRDINFKFVGDHFISARVLKTKIATKTPIDNLGAGWIGGDYDPEIVRNDVYTIKQYYLGLGCFDVDVEVSESISEADGKVTVNFTIAEGTRYKVGNIDVIGAAVIPRNELLTKLELNSGEHFNSRFLRKDVSAMKDKYDELGHVFAKVEPTPHFRQDDSGIVDLTYQIDEDIPRYIGQINIHIRGDHTHTQETVVRDQVHRFLKPGTLASGRDLRMAQQRVSGSPIWERTDPPTFDLKPVDGLEYIPAIAQRGQNPERVAQTKAEELFSEEFDHDFDLRATYISPVKETVGRVVLPASLFEEENPPEVEIQRPLRKQPKNENPTPVVISPETVFRGQSNDIVRAQGLDQFGNPYPQDYQQGVSPQGDPFGDALSNPAPGFVDVNIDVTEGRTGRLMFGVGVNSDAGVVGQLTLQEDNFDLFRVPRSWADVTNGQAFRGAGQSFRMEAVPGSEVSRYLMSWQDPFFMGTDFSLGLSGFYYNRFYDDWTEDRLGGRISLGYVLNRYWSASTALRLENVQIRDYSLTNGPVPPDLLAVDGDNFLSTASFTLSFDTRDNSFNPSQGHNFDLTYEQGFGEFIYPRIDASAGKYFTLYERPDGLGKHILSLTGQAGWTGDDTPIFERYYAGGYSSFRGFEFRGVTPREGNFAVGGDFMALGSAEYMFPLTATDNIRAVVFSDFGTVEPEAGFDDFRVTAGFGFRMVVPAMGPAPLAFDFAWPILQQDEDETRVFSFYVGLTR
- a CDS encoding serine/threonine-protein kinase gives rise to the protein MDTHKTTMSDEAIDLLTDSLDRFLAAWDQVDEHGPPEISEFLPSCSKLRMEFLVELIKVDMELRWQEYALPKSLDEYCEEFQELQSVALPIDLIFEEYVCRLSVDEAVCISDYFERYPNQADGLRQFASQSPDINATVISSFDQSSAVFDLQAGEVIDDFDLIMLLGQGAFAKVFLARQISMQRLVAVKVSADHGTEPQTLAQLDHDYIVRVHDQRIVETPPARLLYMQYLPGGTLESVTKRVRMTPVEMRSGQLLIDVLDGTLESKGEISPSDSSLRQELSGKSWPEVVAWIGIRLAKALDYANRQGVLHRDLKPANVLLSAEGVPKLADFNISFSSSVAGTNPTAYFGGSLAYMSPEQLEACSPRHETQADELDGRSDLYSLGVLLWELLRGTRPFDDLGGGDLSGQTIDKMLERRSRGLSREQFAPDFAECPESLMRILEKLLQPNREQRWQNADELIEQLEMCLEPRARELIDPPAKSWRSKARHWVVATVLLLNLIPNGISAVGNFFYNQRAIFDEMAPGQTFETILGVINGIAFPVGISFVVILANQVKRGIRNPEASQESGLEQFALPCAREERVSPVKRLFATRQNANTNSKTTIIRESALLLGHRCAMICLLLWIIAGIAYPVAFQAIGIDVSASEYAHIVGSLVLFGLIATAYPFFGVTWYSVQVLYPALLQKGRGQRKDRQDLQKLKTYLRYYLIAAASIPLLSVAAITIVSVEMLQLAQLLCFGGLAAFAAAFWFYRQIEDDLDVFLRIRGRKR
- the ypfJ gene encoding KPN_02809 family neutral zinc metallopeptidase, which gives rise to MVSWKGRRQSSNVEDRRGMKSGGKALGGGMTIILLIAVFIFSGGDLGQVFRVAQQLPQQGGQQNAAPAENPSPAEEEMRDFVATILADTEDVWNEIFRGTDVSYREPTLVIFRDGVSSACGFNSSAVGPFYCPGDEKVYIDLGFFDQLERQLNAPGDFAQAYVIAHEVGHHVQNLLGITEMVQRERGRLSEAEYNLLQVRLELQADFFAGVWAHHAERMKNLLEPGDIEEGLNAAAMIGDDTLQKRARGYVVEESFTHGSAEQRARWFRKGLETGDINQGDTFKAKKL